Genomic window (Zingiber officinale cultivar Zhangliang chromosome 2B, Zo_v1.1, whole genome shotgun sequence):
TATACAAGATGAAGAAATCATTGTATCAATTAAAGCAATATGCAAAGGGCTTTTTTTGAATCTGAGTCAACCAACCAGTTGATAACCAAATTGAGACATGCTCGTGTAGCACCAACAAAGCTTTATTGCAACAATCAAGCTATCATTCACATAGACTCTAATCTTATGTTTGAAAATAAATCACTACATAGAGATTGATTGTCACTTCATTAGTGAAAAAGTgcaattaaataaaatcagtacCCATTTGTCATCTCCAATTATCAGCCAATAGATTTATTAAATCCTTAAGAGTCTCATAATTGAATATATCTATAGCGCATTGGTTTTCCACAATATATTTGATCCTTCTTGAGGGAGTGTTATAGATCCAAATGTAAATGCTACTAATTGTAGGGACCTACTAATAATATTTATGATGGTCAATAATATACATAGGTAGAATGGACTACCTTGGGGAATTGACCTTAATCTTTCAGTAACAGAAATATTACCTTCAATGTGTTGGATTTGGTCAATCAAGTATAGTTAACAAAGATGGGGGAGTTTTAGAATATAAAATTAAGATTAGGATGCTttagtaatttcaaaatttctaatGGTAATCCAACAAACCATTAATTCTGTATGTCAATAATAATTGTTTATCATAACTATCTGATAGTGTTTAACAGATACCTTTGTGAAACTTTCTAAGCAAGAAAAACAATAGATTAATTATTTATATAAGAAGGTTATTCTTCATCAAAATGTAATCAGAGAGACCATTTGCCATTAGTATAATGTGTGGCAGTTTCAAGTTACCATACAACCAGAACAAAGGTTATCTATATTATCGCAAAATAATGCTTAAAGATCAAGCTAGCTCATTTGCttcagatttatcaaaattgaaaacTCATAAAAATTCAAGGAAAAACTTAATTATGAAGATTGTTGGTTCTTCTTTACTGGCTTTGAATGGACAATAAACACACAACAATCtaatagatttaaattaatacaaGGGCAAGAAACATACATAAGATTGGTTGATCTGTCTTGAATATTTTGCTAGGAAACCTTGAGGTGTGAGAAATCCAAAAATCATTATATTTCTATTCAACTACTTGTGAAATGAATTATCAATATCAATTAATCATTTCAGTTCTGGCTTTCCAAATATCAACCAATCAATTAACCACATCTTTTATATGTTCCTATGTTCCCAAACCTTAGTAAAAATAAGCATACTATTTTTGTCACATCATTATATGTCACATCTTGAGATGTATATATACTCAAtaggagaaaaataatacaaaaagAATGAAACATAAGGCAACAAGAACAGAATCTCAGCAGAAAAATGATTGAGACTATCAAAATTAGGTACATTAAATATTTACCACAAAATTAGGATTGTGATAGTCATCCTTATGCAGTGTTTGCAGCGTCCTAAAGATGGGATGCTCAGGTGTGTCATAACGGCCACCACATAAGTCAAGGCCTCCAATAAAAGCTACTATTTTTCTTCTGTTATTACCAGCATCAGCATCTACAACAACTTGTTTTTGATGATGGGTATAGATAGTTCCTGTTTCCTGATACCAGAAAAGTAAAACAATAATATACTGCATAGAGACCACTACCTAGAATGATATTCTTCACACAATTCATACTGAACtgtattcaaatattttttagtctGAACTGTATCCAAAATCCAAATATTTGTAGCAGATATAACTGAGTCATGTTAGATATTGCCTTGTCCTGTCATACTGTGCTAAATGAGCAAACCAAACTTTGGCTCATGTTGAGAATCATAAGGAAAACAAACTAGCAAAGCCTGTTGGACATGTCATGCTAAAATGGATTATCCATAAAAAACTGATTATCCCTTGACTAAAATAAGAATTTCAATGCTTAACATATTTAACTTTTGTGACTATAAGTCAACATTGAGATGCTGAAATAACATATGCAGAATTTGAGGAGAGTAGACCTGATGATGAGTAATTCATGCAATGACAAACACAATATGTCCATGAACAGTACTAACATGTTGTTTCACAAAGCTGTGTTTTTTTCCAGCTGAACGAGGACAAAGCAAAACTTGCACCGTAGAGTGCTTGAAAAAGCGGCGAGTCTCTTCGTCACGAGTTCCCATTACCCCATCCTGCATTTACATATTGATTCATAAATGTATTAATTGAAATGATCAAATGCTTGTAGAAAGGACAGAAGCTTCACCATGATGGTTTGCATGCTGAGAGAGATTATATGTTTCAAAATGTCAACCAACAAACAAGTAGGAAttgaaaatgtttctaatataccTATATCATTAGCACTTCTTGAGTATTGTGTTTTGCATCAAGAACAATTACTAAGTGAAGTGGGTATCTCCAATTGAAAGAGAGACAAAAGGTTGGGATTCCTCACAGCTTATTTTGAAACAAGATGCAAAATCTTATCCCCAGTGCATAACACTTTGGCCTCGCAGTAGCATGAAAATTTTTTTcacaatatatatttttaattcttACAAGTGCATGTCAGAAAACTTTTCTGCTCATATAGGAATAAAAATGTACTGAAAAACTCATTGTATGGTATTCTAAATCTTGGATGGCACACAGGTCAACTATTTATAACAGAATATTCTATTTTGAAAGAAGTTTTGCAGGCATGCCAACTTAGATAAGTAATAATAACATGTTTGATAACCTGACACATAAGAATTATCATAATCTTCCATGAATGTGGGAAGTGGGGGCTGGAAGCATATTGCATTTTTTGATTCCATAAAGTCAACGAAAAAGTAGGTTTGCACATATGGGAAAGTTATCAAAATGCATGAGTTTCCTAAACATTTTAGAGTAAGAAACATAGGACAAGCCTACAGAATATAATTTTCCTTATAAATAATAGGATACTCTTTTAATTTGTATTATAAGATAGTAACTCGCTAACAATAGTGCTTCATTGGGTTAGTGTTTAACAATTCGTCAATAATCCTGACTTATGTGATATTTTTGGTCGGTCGATGCATCAAGGAGCCTAAACTCTCCAGAATCAAATCCTTCAGAAGCATCTAAGTGCATGCAATGGCATTTGATACCAAAATCATCCAATTTGTGGAAAAATTTCTCAAGGAAAATGCAAACAGAATAGCTATATGCATACACATGTATGTATGTACGTACGTATGTATATACACTGAAATAAGAGAATTAACTGAATAAGTTTGACAAACTACACATTTGTATTGGATTTGTTACAGTTAAGTTCCATTGCAATAGAATATGCAGAAAATTCAACAGGCTTTATCAAGCAGAAGTATCAAAAGCATACGACTTTGTATAAGCAGCAAAGGGGAAAACCAAAGGAGAAATTTACCGTTCGATAACCCAAGATGCTTCTGGATGTTGGATCGTCCCATACGAGAAGCAGAACTCTTACCCCTTCCTGTGATTTTAACTTCAATAAATCCCCCAATATAGGAGACGGTGAATTGCCAGAATCTCTTACTAGACGAACAGTATGGTAAACTGACCAACCGCCAATGTAAATCAAACGGCGAGCATTGCTTATTGCATCAAAAATGTCATACCAACACTTCCCATGCTGGTACTGCATCCCATTTCCCATCCGAAGGTCCGGGAGGCAACCATCAGGAACATGAGCATCTTGATAAAGTGTGACGTTTCCCCCTTTTCTGAGAGGGAAGTAGGTATTCGGCACCCCCCTGTACTCGGGGTCAGTACCCCCTCCATGATGATAAATGCTAAGTCTATTCATCGGAATGTACTGGATTGACAGTCTCAGAAAAGCGCCAGGTTTGCATTGCTTCCCGTTGGTACCAAGAATAGGGAAAGCCCCTTCCACCTTCTCGCCGGAGTAAATTTGCTCAGTTGGGACGTAAACAGAGCCTATAAGCTGCGCTCCGACAACGTCGCTGTCtttgacgacgaactcgatctcCGCGGCGTGGTGAGCCACTGGAACGTTGAAATGTTGCATCCAGGCAGGGTTCTCGCTATTGCTCACCACATAGGTTCGGCCAATCGCTGCATCGCACAACATTATTGACACATAAGGGTCGCTGGTTATGGGCGCCTGATCCACCTTGCCAGTTATGCTATTGGTAATCCTCGCCCCAAGCATGTCCCCCAACGTCTTGTGGAATAAGTCCATGTTGGGGAGGTTCATGGCCTCGTGCACCCATATGTCGAGGCTCCCGTGGAGCAGTAGCACCTTAAGCGACGTCTTGCCCTTCGGCTTTCCTTCATACGGTACGATCGCTCCGCTCTCCGGCTCGCTGCCCGACGCAGAGAAGGGCACGATCGCCTCCGGTCCAGCGAACGGCACGATTGCCCCGGGCCCAGCGAACGGCACGATGGCCCCGGCCCCAGCGAACGGCACGATGGCCCCGGGCCCAGCGAACGGCACGATGGCTCCGGGCCCAGCGAACGGCACGATGGCCCCGGACCCAGCGAACGGCACGATCGCTTCCTCGCCGGAGGGGTTCTCTGGCGGAGGGGAACCGGCCGGCTTATCCGAGGAAGGCTGGTAGTGGTAGTCGTAACTATTGTTCCGGCGATGGGATGGGGGAGATGGCGCGAGCGAGGGAGGATCAGAGAAGCGAATGTTGTGAAGGAGATGGTTAACCGGCTGGATCGACAacgaggaggtggaggaggaggtTTGTGCTGGAAGGAGCCCTTCATTTCCAACAGAGTGGACCGGATCAGTAGCGGAaaaaggatcatagggaaaaggACGGAGATAGGCGTAGGTCTGGGGCTGGGGCTGAGGTAATAAGAAGGTACCGTAATGGTAGTTCGGCGGCGGCGACGGATAGAACGCCACCGGTTGTGCGGAGAGATTGAATTGGAAGGCCGGCTGTGGAAAGGGAGGGTAGAGTTGGGGAGGAGACGGGAAGACGGGTTGATAGGGAGAGGGGATATTGGAAGGCAGAGGATAGGGAATGGGGTAGGTGTAGACTGGCGGTGGCGCCGGCGCCggcggtggaggaggaggaggaggaagagtagGAGGGGGATATTCATATGGGTTGGCCATGGATgctgctgcttcttcttcttcttcttccgatctCTGTAATTTAGGATGCTCTGTTGTTAGAGACAAGAGAGAGGAGATCCATATCCAACGGAAGCCGGTGAACAAGAGGAAACGTGAAATGGGAGAGAATTTttcgtgagtttttttttttttttcctcccttCTCATTATCATATACTTGGTAATATTTTCATTTTACTCcggaatttattttattttttaaatatgtccTCTAGAGTTTTGATATCTCATGACATTTTCCAGAGAGCCCACTTAAATTTATGAATTTCCAAAAGGATGTATCATATTTTCCATATTTATCAAAGAAAAAACTTCTTTCTCAAAATATCTTTTCTATTacaattatataaaatttatacggAATCTTACTAAATCACGTTGAAAACCTTTCATAATACTAAAATCACGTATCTAACGTTGGAAATTTCAAAATCACGTATCCTTGTCTTGTTTTGCACCTCGTCTTTTTTCGCATACTTATTCGTCGTTAATGCCTTTATCAATTATCCCTaagatcgatcgatcaattcacCCGACTTTTAAACTTTTGCTCTGCTCGATAAGAATCCTATTAGATCATCTTAGTTCGATCGACTGAATCTCTTGTTCAATTGATCGATCCCTTCGACTtctgcaaaataaaattaattctatAGTATAAAAAATATCTCtataacacaaagttagcataatagtATAATACTACACAAGTAAGAAAAGACAGTAAAatttatcttgatctcaactaaCAAACCTCCCAATTTCTTCAATTGGAccagcgacctagggtttgtccCTTTTTGGGACACGGCCTCCCCGTCGCTTCACTCCGGTTGCTTACCTTAACCTACTTGTCAAATATCAGGTCCTTCAAACATGTTTGGACTTTAGCTCAGCATCGGATTGGCTCTACAGGACTTCCCCTCGATATCAGGTCCTCCATATTAGTACAGGTGCATTAATAATCTGGTtttaatgtatgacaaataggttaaaattaattgtgttgtttgtctaacccTTCTACCAAATGTGCAGGAGTTGAAtgatctgaaggacctgacactaaGTTGAAATCGAGGTAGATCCATGAGACCCGATAGCTGGtggaaagtccagataggtccacgggacctgacaATCGGCCGAACTCCAGTTGGGTTTATGGACCTGACAACTGACAGGAAAATctagtgggtcaaaggcaagtcaagcgactgcaagtggtaagtgaaggtaagcaactggagaagaAATTCAGTGAGAACACGTTCCTCGTTGAAGGAACTATAGGTGTCGGtctaacttaggtccatttggaaaacctaagctgagactttgactagatcctaatctcgaggagacaggatctaattactactcatattttattatcTTGTGTTAACTATATTTTACAaggtaaatatattttttattgctTAGACTAACCCTTTTTGCAAGGAAGAGATTGTTGAAGAAaaggggagtccgggcgcccggagctaatTCGGGCACCTTGACCACCTCGCCCTGGCGGGTACCGCGGCACCCGGGCAATCCGGGCGCCCCGAGTCGGTGCAGGAGCCCCGACCTGAAAATTCATCCACAAGCTGAGGTGGAGCACATCAACTGACCGAGCCACGTGGTCTAGGTGCTCGGAGCGGTTCCAAGCGCTCGGAATGGgtctatataaaggcctttgaCCAGGAGCTTCAAGATATCAACTACTATGACTTTAACTCTTGCGTGGTACTCTAAAAAAGCTCCTACGACGCTGCGAAGCTTTTCCGACAATCGACGATCAAGACattcttattttctttgttgtCGATAATACTCcttttagttcttgtacttaacgtGTATAATTATTCAAgctattagtgaattgcccaacgaaagcactcaacgagtgtgagccttggaatagga
Coding sequences:
- the LOC122048201 gene encoding phospholipase D beta 1-like, coding for MANPYEYPPPTLPPPPPPPPAPAPPPVYTYPIPYPLPSNIPSPYQPVFPSPPQLYPPFPQPAFQFNLSAQPVAFYPSPPPNYHYGTFLLPQPQPQTYAYLRPFPYDPFSATDPVHSVGNEGLLPAQTSSSTSSLSIQPVNHLLHNIRFSDPPSLAPSPPSHRRNNSYDYHYQPSSDKPAGSPPPENPSGEEAIVPFAGSGAIVPFAGPGAIVPFAGPGAIVPFAGAGAIVPFAGPGAIVPFAGPEAIVPFSASGSEPESGAIVPYEGKPKGKTSLKVLLLHGSLDIWVHEAMNLPNMDLFHKTLGDMLGARITNSITGKVDQAPITSDPYVSIMLCDAAIGRTYVVSNSENPAWMQHFNVPVAHHAAEIEFVVKDSDVVGAQLIGSVYVPTEQIYSGEKVEGAFPILGTNGKQCKPGAFLRLSIQYIPMNRLSIYHHGGGTDPEYRGVPNTYFPLRKGGNVTLYQDAHVPDGCLPDLRMGNGMQYQHGKCWYDIFDAISNARRLIYIGGWSVYHTVRLVRDSGNSPSPILGDLLKLKSQEGVRVLLLVWDDPTSRSILGYRTDGVMGTRDEETRRFFKHSTVQVLLCPRSAGKKHSFVKQHETGTIYTHHQKQVVVDADAGNNRRKIVAFIGGLDLCGGRYDTPEHPIFRTLQTLHKDDYHNPNFVNYDESGPREPWHDMHCRIDGPAAFDVLQNFEERWLKAAKHHGIKKLKKSDDSLLSIDRIPDIIGIDDTIYRNDNDPETWHVQIFRSIDSNSAKGFPKDPSDASNKNLVCGKNVLIDMSIHQAYIHAIRAAQHFIYIENQYFLGSSFGWDSNKNLGANNLIPIEIAFKIASKIRANERFTAYIVIPMWPEGNPTGAPTQRILFWQIATPVLHMSND